A window of Carassius auratus strain Wakin unplaced genomic scaffold, ASM336829v1 scaf_tig00000254, whole genome shotgun sequence genomic DNA:
AGAATCAATTTGAACAGACTTCAGAGGTTAGGCACATAGATACATATATCTTTGATTTGTTGCCCTCTGGTGCCCAGAATCACACTCGATACATCAATCCTGTAGGCACTATGTTGGCCTGTTTGCTTGGATTGTATTAAGTGTACTGCCAAATATCCTGCTCCCGAAAAACCCAACACTACACATTTTGACAACATCCCTTATTAAACAGACAGATTCATCTTTAGCTCAGTGATAGAGAACTCCAAGATCTCAAATAATTAGGCATCTGAGATGTGAGAAACTAAACAAATGTGCATTATGGGggattattaaagggttagttcacccaataaagaaaattctttcaataattactcaccctcatgttgttccttagtttatcttcagaacacaaattaagatatttttgctgaaatccaatagatttcatatttcataggccctgcatagacagcaaatCATTTTTACGAAGACTGTTTTATGTAGCAGGGATAGGCAAcaccggtcctggagggccactatcctgcagagtttagcttcagccctcataaaaactcacctgcctgtatctatctagaaatcccgaaaacactgattgccttgttcaggtgtgtttaattagggttggagctaaactctgcaggatagtggccctccaggaccggagttgtcTATCCCTGAGTGCATCATCCTCTGCTTGTAAATGAAGCACAGCACATTCGGGTTCTATGTCAGAACACACTGCATTGAGGTACAAAATCAttggtttaattattatttttttgtacaccTTCATGACATTACacttgaaccactgatgtcacatggtctattttaacgatgtccttaccaccttttttaaatgtatttttttacctTGAATGTAGTTAAGTCGCcatctatggagggtcagaaagctctcggatttcatcaaaaattttaagttgtgttccaaagatgaaccaAAATCGTATgggcttggaacaacatgacggtgagtaatcaatcacagaattatcatttttgagtgaactatccctctaatgttattttataatttgataaAATCAAAGAACATTTTAGTGTCCATTTCTTATTTCTACCAGAATGGAAATGTATTTGCTATGActtcagtgaactaaccctttaaggcacaTTCAATGTGACGTCCAATTTTTCAGTCCATGTTCGATTTTAATTTGCTGGTGATCATACCAGCTTGAGttgacaaaacaataaacaagacATTTTAAAGAGGACAACCATTTTATTATGTCTGTTACCAGCGAGCCATTAAGGATTTGTACAACAGTCCATATTTTAACCCTTTACAGTGGTGATTCTCAACCcagtaaatgaattaaaattgttaacaattatttcaaattaaactttatttttaaagcgTGATTCCTAGACCTGGAAAAGTCATGTAAATCGTTCAAAtcaaacaattatatttaaatagtttatacatttttctttttatgccAAGCTTTGGTACATTTTATCAGAAAATTTATAGtttaataaaactgaatattgttgtggacaatgGGAGCCTTGTAGccaaaaggttgagaaccacttctTTACAGTATTCTAATTATACTAATCtgaaaactgactcaaatgatggAAAATGTAGATGCTGAATTCAATAGATGACAGTGTGCCAGATGCAGACTTATCAAATACTGTCAAGCACTGCATATCAAAAGACAGAATAGGAACATAAAAGTCAAAACTTACTGGATGCAGCATAAGACCAACGTAAACTAAAAAGCTATAAAACCAAAATGAATATGTTGTGTTTGAGGATAACATGGAAATAATGGATAAAACGTGGAATGCAATGGAGCAGTAGAAACACAAATCCAACGCAAGACCCTCATCATAAATACTGTATTAGCATAGCATTAAAACAATATAACCTTTCAAATACAATATGATAAATCTAGAAACTCTGCAGTTCCCATAGAAAGACCACTATGCCCAAGAAACCCCACAATCATAGCGCTGGAGTATGTTGTATTTCATGTAACACCATCCTCTCCCCTGATCCCCATAAAAGCTGCTGGATTCAAGAATAAATCTCTTGTCTCAAGTGTAAGCAGTGTTCTTGAGACACAAAATGAAGTGCAGATGTCCttaagaagctgatgtctgaaAGTCAAACGGAGAGAGGAAAAGATAATGGTGAATGTCAGAACTACATCAATAAGATCACAGACAGAACAAAGAAGAAAGAGCACTTAAGTGGATGTGACATATTACAAGAAACCCTCTGAGAAAGTTGAAACATTAACAGCTCTACCGAACAGGAAATGGAATTATAAATAACGCAGGCTTGTGGTTGCTAGCGATGCCAAAAAAAGAATGTGCACAAAGTGCTCTGTACCGAACAGTTGTGCCGAAGGCGTTTAGATCTCAGTGGTGAGGGGACCGCTGCTCTGGATGATCTTCATGATCGACTGAACCACTTCTGAGGTAGTGCCCTGACCCCCGATGTCAGCTGTGTGCAACTGCAACAGAAAACATCAAAACATGCTTAGACATGACGAGCATTATATTAAATCTtactaacctcaaacttttgaacacttgtttatattgtattatataaatcGGCACGCTAGCATAAAGTTATTTTATGCATCAATCCTAAGAATGCCTGAATCAAACTGGAAAGGTAGGTTAATAAATTAGAGAGTGTGGGTGTGACTGACCCTAGTCTCGTTCATGGTGGTGAGAATCGCACCGCGGATCATGTTGGCATAGTCATGAAGTCTGCAGAGGAAGAGAAgaagccaataaaaaaaaaatcatatccaAAGCAATGTTCTACAGTAATACTATAGAAAGTGCTGTCAGTGCATATTTAGCTCATTTAATACAACAGGGAAATTCTGGCTGTTCATCAAGTTAGAGATGTAACAGCTGACAAACAAACAGAAAGGCAAAATTAGCATCATAAGAGTTTACACACAAGCTTCTCCTTCAGCACTTACTTGAGATGATCTAACATGAGGCAGCTGGCAAGCAGCATGGCAGTGGGGTTGGCAATGTTCCTGTTGGCAATACTCTTTCCTGTATTCCTGGTGGCCTGTTATAACAAATTTAACATCATTCAAATGTCATTTgaaatttacatttcaatttcaGTGATGCAAAGAAGTATCTTATAACAAAAGCACATCATAAACTCTGGATTGTGAATATTAATCAGCCCAGATGAAGTAACGTTCACACAGTAGTTAACCTACTGATACATGCACTGCCGTTTAAAGGTTTGtggctaaagttttttttttttttttttgaaagcctCTCGTTCaccaagattgcatttatttgatcataacaTAATAAGAGCATTGTGAAGAGAGTGGaatattttaactaaaaattgttttataaaaaaattaaaatgtaattaattcctgcaatggcaaagctgactttctccagtgtcacatgactgatccttcaggaatcatgcTTTAagatatatttcatattattatcaaagttgacaTTTTCTAACTTCTATTCCTTCAGACCAACCGTTTCAAACACAGCGTAGTCTTGCCCGTAGTTGGCACCAGGCACCAGACCGGGTCCACCCACCAGCCCCGCACACACATTGCTGACCACATTCCCATAGAGGTTAGGCATCACCATGACATCAAACTGGTGGGGCTTGGAAACGAGCTGAAAGAAAGGACATAAtcacagtaaatacagtaatgaGCTTTTTTTCGCTTTCTCATACACATCACAACTGTCGGCGTGATTTGTTTGATTACTTGTGCATGAGTAATTCACCTGCATGGTGGTGTTATCTACAATCATACTATCAAACTCAATGTCTGGGTATCCAGAGGCCACCTCCTTACAGCACTGCAGGAAGAGCCCATCCCCCAGCTTCCTGTTAGGAGAACACATTATGAGACCAGTGACCATACAACTGTGATTTAATAGTACAGAAGACAAGCGCTAGACTAACTAACATGATGTTAGCCTTGTGGACAGCCGTGACCCTGCGGCGACCTTTTTCTCGGGCCAGTCTGAAGGCATAGTCAGCAATGCGGAGGGAGTTGTTCCGTGTGATGATCTTTAGAGACTCCACAACTCCTGatacactctgaaacacacaggaAATTATTTATTCTATATATTATTTAAGGATATACACTGGATTGAAGTTTTCACATGAATGGAGGACATAGAAAGTGTAATGCATAGAGATATATGAACAAATAATGAAATTgaaaacaagtatatatatatatatatatatatatatatatttatatattttctgtagaGCTGGGTGAtttggcaaaataaatatttctagatttttttctttagaacATTTGTCCAAatctcgatttttttttttatttttattagtcaaCTTGATTCAAGtaattttctttattaaccctctAGTTAAAGAAAATGCAATTCCAAATGCACCACGGCACCACCCATGAAGATATCAGCATGATATAAGTGTAAAACCAATCACAAATATCTTAGCAGAAAAGATGAATGAAATATTGTACAATGTGTCTTACACATATTATATGTTCAGAAAGCCAAGGTAATTCAAATTGACTTAAAAGTATAACACAGTAGAccattattaactttaaatgttctATAAAAACAACGTCAGCTTTCAGCCCGTCACaatgatgcaaacatgaaatacAATTGTTGTTGCAGGTTTTTTTATTCGCTTGACCTGCCTCTCCACTATTTTTTCCCTATGTTAACATGGATGTGTTTGACTGTTGAACTTTTCTCATCTCTTGCAGCATCTCATGCATTAAACGGCGGTCTAAATACGTGAGtcaagttaaaagaagttcactcccatcttcttttatttttttcctattccttcttagagaaaaatggtatctgtgaggatttccagtcaggatttagaccgtatcatagtactgagactgctctccttagagttacaaatgacctgctcttatcatctgatcgtggttgtatctctctattagttttattggatcttagtgctgcgttcaacactattgaccacaacattcttttgcatagactagaacactttgctggcattaatggaagtgcattagcatggtttaaatcgtacttatctAACCACCATCAATTcgttgcagtgaatgaagaggtcaCATGTGCAGTATGGTTCACCTCAAATCTCAGTACTACGGTTGTTacttttcacgctttacatgttacccttgggaaatATCTT
This region includes:
- the LOC113068940 gene encoding isocitrate dehydrogenase [NAD] subunit gamma, mitochondrial-like, whose product is MASLTKALKPILERQFGNTTKIFGAAVNSQRGKPTYARQTIPPPAKYGGRHTVTLIPGDGIGPELLNHVRELFRFSCVPVDFEVVHVNSASDSGDDINNAIMAIRRNGVALKGNIETSHTMPPNHKSRNNLLRTSLDLYANMMHCQSLPGVQTRHKNIDIIIIRENTEGEYSNLEHESVSGVVESLKIITRNNSLRIADYAFRLAREKGRRRVTAVHKANIMKLGDGLFLQCCKEVASGYPDIEFDSMIVDNTTMQLVSKPHQFDVMVMPNLYGNVVSNVCAGLVGGPGLVPGANYGQDYAVFETATRNTGKSIANRNIANPTAMLLASCLMLDHLKLHDYANMIRGAILTTMNETRLHTADIGGQGTTSEVVQSIMKIIQSSGPLTTEI